From Rhinatrema bivittatum chromosome 5, aRhiBiv1.1, whole genome shotgun sequence, the proteins below share one genomic window:
- the EBPL gene encoding emopamil-binding protein-like yields MAGAEGEVLLGPVSLCSLAVCAAQLALGCTLAQWLGRRCSTPDRRVLGWLFYDAIVHFTLEGPFVYLSLVGTVARSDSMLALLWKEYGKADARWLHSDPTIVSLEIITVGLGGLLALVLIFAIIEDKPYRHFIQITLCVCELYGGWMTFCPDWLLGSPNLNTSNWLYLWIYLVFFNGVWVVVPAVLLRQSWMELRKMHELKMKSGKKLR; encoded by the exons ATGGCCGGAGCGGAGGGCGAGGTGCTGCTTGGGCCCGTGAGCCTCTGCTCGCTCGCCGTCTGTGCTGCACAGCTGGCCCTGGGCTGCACGCTGGCGCAATGGCTGGGCCGGCGATGCTCAACCCCCGATCGCCGGGTGCTGGGCTGGCTCTTCTACGATGCGATTGTGCATTTCACGCTG GAAGGACCATTTGTCTACCTGTCATTGGTTGGAACAGTAGCACGGTCTGACAGCATGCTTGCTCTTCTGT GGAAAGAATATGGAAAAGCAGATGCCAGGTGGCTTCATTCTGATCCCACCATCGTATCCCTTGAAATTATTACGGTTGGTTTAGGAGGTCTGCTAGCACTGGTTCTCATTTTTGCGATTATCGAGGACAAACCCTACAG GCATTTCATACAGATTacgctgtgtgtatgtgaattaTATGGCGGATGGATGACCTTCTGTCCAGACTGGCTCCTGGGCAGTCCCAACCTCAACACCAGCAACTGGCTGTATCTATGGATTTACCTGGTGTTTTTTAATGGTGTCTGGGTAGTAGTGCCAGCGGTGTTACTAAGGCAGTCTTGGATGGAGCTCAGAAAAATGCACGAACTAAAAATGAAGAGCGGGAAGAAGTTAAGGTGA